A window of Sorex araneus isolate mSorAra2 chromosome 3, mSorAra2.pri, whole genome shotgun sequence genomic DNA:
acctggcaccccataggatcccaagaaagaaagaagaaaagaaagaaaggaaagaaagaaaagaaagaaagaaagaaagaaagaaagaaagaaagaaagaaagaaagaaagaaagaaagaaagaaagaaagaaagaaagggaggaaggaaggaaggaaggaaggaaggaaggaaggaaggaaggaaggaaggaaggaaggaaggaaggaaggaaggaaggaaggaagggagggagggagggaggggggagcagagcgatagtacagcagtaaggcgCCTCCCTTGCACACCatctaccagggttcaatctgtGGCGGCCAGGGCCCTGTCCACCCAGCAGCTAGTGCAATTGCtctctgcactgccaggagtaattcctgattgcagagccaggagtagcctctgagcatcgctgtgtgtggcccaaaaagaagaaagaaagagaggagggagaaagaagaaaagaaagagaaagaaacaaagaaagaatgagaaaggaaggaaggaaagaaggaaggaaggaaggaaggaaggaaggaaggaaggaaggaaggaaggaaggaaggaagggaggaagggagggagggagggagggagggagggaggaagggaggaagggaggaaggaagggagggagggagggagggagggaggaagggaggaagggaggaaggaaggaagggagggaggaaggaaggaaggaaggaaggaagggagggagggagggagggagggagggagggaggaaggaagagaggaaggaaggatgaaaggaagggaggaaggaagaaagggaggaaaaaaggaaggaaggaaggaaggaaggaaggatggaaggaagggaggaaggaagaaagggaggaaaaaaggaaggaaggaaggaaggaaggatggaaggaagggaggaagggaggaagggagggagggaggaaggaaggaagggagggagggaggaagggagggaggaagggaggaaggaaggaaggaaggaaggaaggaaggaaggaaggaaggaaggaaggaaggaaggaaggaaggaagggaggaagggaggaaggaagggaggaagtcaGAGCGTGTGCAGAGTTGGATGGCCCCCAGAAACCTGGAGCTgtgtgtgcgggggcgggggggggtggagggcactGGGCTGCTCTGGGAAGCCCTGAAGGATTGAAGCGGGAGTTCCAAGCTCGAGCCCCAaaccctgcttccctccccacccatagAACACCAGACCCCACAAGCCACATCCCACCCTCAAGTGTTGTCTGGGTTCCTGGGCCCCAGGGAgatgctgggccacacccagagactgggccacacccagagtcaGCTGGGAGTAGGGGCTGGCTCTCCCCCGCCAGCACACAATTCCTGCTCCGGCCTGTCCTCCTCAAGCCACCCTTCTGGCACATTCTGCCAGAGGCCAGAGATGAGCAGCAGCCTCCAGACTGCAGGGACAGAACAGCAGGCccggtgttcgccttgcacagaggcagacccaggttccatccgggcaccccatatggtcccctgagcaccgccaggagtgattcctgagctcagagccaggagtaacccctgagtgtcgctgggtgtgacccaaaaacaaaacccaaaaaaagaaaaaagaaaagaaaagcaccctcccttcctctgtccctgtcctccCCGCCAGTGTCACATCCGAAGCAGCAGCTGCTGCCACTGAGCGTGGCACACCCCGGTCCCCAGtcaggggggagggaaggaagacaggCTTTCTGGGGGAGCCCTGGCTCTAGGCTGTACCCTCCCCCCCGCTGGGCTGAGGCTGGTGATTAGCTGGGTTAATTATATCCAAGCCATTTCCGATTGGCACAAGCCCACCCACCCACAGAGCCAGCTCAGAGGGTGTGTAGGCCCAGCCCAGGGTCAGGATGCCAGGGTGCCGCGCCCCCACCCAGATAAGGCCGGCTGGCCTCCGGGAAGGAAGACTCCTTCTCCCTCGGCCCCACTTCTCCTCCTAGCCactttctcccccatcctcttCTCTTTGCTGGTCCCCACACAAACCCCTTTCCCTCCCGTTTCCTCCCCCCCCAGGTTTGGAATGAAATCACGGGGCTCTGAGTTCCGCACGAGGCCCCGACATAAACACTCTGATTGGGGCTAATTATAAGGGCCAGGTTGGGAGGCTGGAGCCTTCGGAAAGCTTGGCTCCCAAACAAAGGGCCCagggctcagcccccagccccggctcctCTCCAAGCATCATTATGCAGAAGGAGGGGTCCTAGGCCGGCCTCTGGAAACCCAGGCAAGGGGTTCTCTGAACTCCTTCCACGTCCCACGTCCCATCTCGTCCGGCCTTCGCCTGCCGCTTTTGCCACGGCCCTCCCAGGCCTCAAGTCCCAGGGCCTTCCCAGCTGGCCTGGAGGAGCCACAAGTTTGAAGTGGAAGAAGGTGGGGCAGCCGGGCGGGCCGGCGAGGAGCgggcagagggaggaaggggagcagggcAAGCCAGCTGTGACAGCTCCAGCCCTAATTAGCCAGCTTCAAAGCCTGCGGGAGAGCCCGCAGGCCGCCCTGGTGTGTGCCCTGCTCACTCGGGCGGGTAAGACGTTTCTGTCCTAATCAGAAtggttggggcagggggtgggggagcctgtGGGAGCCGGAGTCCAGAGTCAGGTAGGGAAAGTGGCAGCAGGCCCGGGGATGTGGTTCAGCGCCAAGGCGCAAGTCTTGTATGGCTGAGATCCGGGCTCCAGTCTCTGCGCCACAAAAATcggaggtggggggcggtgggggtggtggtgggttcacaaagaaggaaaagtagaaaagcagGCAGACAATACATCGTTTTACTCCGTTCAAACTGCCGGGAACAAGAGGCTGACGGTCCTCGAGAAGCACTCATCCTTTGATTCAGCGCGCCTCTGTAGAAACTGGTCCTAATTCCTAATTGGAAGCTGCTCGTTTATGGTGCTTTGACGGACTTTGTCTGATCTCATCTACACAACCGGCTTGCCAGGCAGGTCGGAGGGCTCCAGGCAAGAAACTTGCACGGGACTGAGAGCCTCATCTCAGGCCGGAGTCCATGCTAACCATGCATCGTAGCTCTCTCTTCTttatccctcccccagccccaccccccaaaaaaaataggtaTGACACACTCACTGTCACTCTGTGGCATcctagcaactttttttttttttaattaggactGTATCCTGGTAACTTGCTTGCCCTCTGCAGAGGTGGGGTCCAGGGCAGACCCGCAGAGCCAACACTCTCAGCTTTGGGGATGAATCTAGACAGCCGCACCTCGGGTCCCACTGACACATTCTGGGATGTTCGGGAGAATTTTCTTGTGGATAACCTGAGTGATGTTGAGGGGAACCTCCTGGTTTGTAATAAGCAGAGCCGTTTtccagagagggaggaaaagtatGTCTGATCAATGGAGGGGAGCGTCTCtagaaggggtgagggtgggaggttGGGAAGGAGGCAGCTGTGAGCTGAGGCAAGCCAAAGCCTCAGACTTCCCTTGTGACCCCCTCAGTCCCGCACCAGACCCAGGCCCACTTCTGGAGTGCAGGGCCAGCCCGCTGACCACGGGGAAAGGTGCCCTGGCAGCCAGTGGGCACTCAGCAGTCTATGCCCACTGACCACCAGGTTCCATGAGGGATTTTCCAAGAGGGGGCGGTGCTCCCAACCCAGGCTGGCTCCCTTTTGGGACTGGGTGCCCCCAGCTCTCCCCTAGCCCCTCTGTCTGGGGTGACTTTCCCCTGCCAGTTGTTCTGTGTGCTGTTGGGGAGGCGGCCTGCTGCATTCAGTAACGAATTCAGCCCTGGGCTACCCCTTTGGAGAGGGGAGGGCTCCTGGAAGGCCTGTCCTTCCCCAAAGAGGCAATTATCGTCTTATCTAGCCGCCTCCCCACACCATAAAACCTCCTTTTCCAGTTTTCTCAGGCCCTTTTCTCCCTGTTGGCTGCAGGCTTGGACAGGGTGggtgcaaaggaaaaaaaaaatttttttttaccccagggctggagctatcATAAAACAGGGTAGggcattagggcatttgccttgcagatagccagcacaggttcgatccctggtatcccatatggttctcctgagcacagagtcaggagttagccctaagcacagccggtgtaccttcccctcctcccccgaaaaaaaaagaaaaaagaaaaaaaactacaaatcCCCTGCTTTCCTGGGCAGAGTCATCTTACTGACTGATCACCTTCTTCCTCTTGGTGTGAGAGTCTTCTGGAAACTACCTCAAGCACAAAAGCTGGGAtctggagcaggggagggggcgggtagGAGGCTGGAAGCGGGGAGACCAGCACCCCTTTTCCTCAGGTCTTGCCTGCCTCACCAGGCACCCCTCACCCAGGTCACAGGCTGTCGGccacaccaccaggagcgacACTCACAATTTGTCAGCTAACTCCTGCATTCCTCGTGGGGTTCCTTCGATCTGGTGACAAATGGGAGGACAGAGGCGGTGACACCGGGCTGGCGCCGCGGCTCCGATAACCCAGGGGGCCCGCACGCGGAGACTTCACACAGGGCTGCAGCAGCAGGAAGGCCCCTTTTAACTTCAGACACTGGCCACCAGCACaaatgcaggggggtggggtggggggaagatgatGTATTTTGGGAAGGGGATCGGCTGCAATCCCTAAGCTTCCTTCAGTTCCAAACAAAGTTCCACATACGACTTCAATTACCACCAATCATTTCTAgatcccctcccccaacacaaacTAACACACAACCCCGAGGAAGAGTTCCAACTTTCTCCCTTGTCCCAAAGACAACCAACCAGGGGTGGTAAGGCCCCCGCGGTCCGTCTGCCCATcatgccctccccccagcccccactccagcCATTCAGTCTAAAATTGcaagaactcaaaaaaaaaaaaaaaagctgggaaccttcctgcaccccacccccaacccaggaAGCCAGGGGGAGACAGAGGAGGTGATGTGGTTTGGTTAAACTAATAAAACATTACAACCCCGTTAAATACAATTAAAGGGCTAGATCTCTGGAAGATAATTAAATGCACTTTATTACGATGATTATTAGCTTTTAATTTGCACTATCGTCAAGAAACAGGAGAGGGTGAAAATTGAGTTTTCTGGCGGACTTGATTCCACCCCACCCTCCTTGGTCTTCAAATCAATCCTTTggaattaaaattctaaaatattccaAATAGTTGAGGGAAGTGATGTGTACTGGAAAGCGGAATTCTCATACCAGCGTCAAAGATACTTTAAGAAAAGTCCTCGCTTTTATTTGTGGGGGGTAGGATGAAGATAAGAAACATCTGTTATAAACATTCTATCAATCTTGTGATATAGAATGTCATGTAAACactcaaccccacccccacagccacaAAGAGGCTGCCCAGAGCCTCTtccatttcccccacccctttctggACAAGTTTGAAAAGGAACCAGTCTTTtgtcagaggaaaaagaaaaaaaaaaattccaccagcccatccctgccctcctttcccccccaatccatttttattgctttttgaaaataaacccaaacagcAAGAGCCCACATGTAACACACAAACCAGCCCGCAAACTACAAACCTGAAGACCACCTACATTATTTGGTTAGGGACCCCAACCTGGGGCAGACGCcaggggaaagaagggaggggcgggggaggccccGGGCATTTCCAAACCCCAACTCTGTGAATAAATATGCAAAGGCTAGTGCTCCCCCTAAAAATGAAGGCAGCGAGGATCAGGGTTCAAGGTAAGATGGCATGGCATGGCGGGCAAGGGTGCAAAGCACACTTCCCCAGGACTTTCTGCCCCCTCGCCCGGGGAGTGAGTTGAGTAGGGGAATGGACAGAAGTTTGGGACTGTTTCCCCGcaagctcccccgcccccgcccttctCCCAATCCCAGGTCGAGGATGGTGGTTTTTAATCTTGCGTTTTCCAGTCCTCATCTCAGTTGGGAGGTTCAGAGATCTAATATTGGAGGCAGGACAGGCAGGGAAAGAAACtgggaaaggggaagaaaacCAACAACAAGAAAATCAATCTTGCCCCAAACCCTGGCAGCTTACAGGCCCCAGCCATAGATTTGGCTTCAGATGTGGCACCCCACGACCCTCCTGGCCCTCCCAGCCAGCTCTTCCAAAGGGCGTAGCCCTGCCCAGTCACCCCAAATTTCCAACTAGGGGGCCACCAAAGCCCAGAGAGCCCCACGGCTACCCATCCTTCTTCGGCCCTGGGGACTCTCTAGGTTTTCCCcggtttttcttttctaaatagaaaataaatcattaaatttaCAAAGACTATTTACAGTTTTAATTACAAACCTGAtgggggtgtgtttgtgtgtgtgtgtgtgtgtgtgcagagttcCCTTTAGAAagcaaccttaaaaaaaaaagaaatggtttcgattgttctttatttaaaaaaataaaagagtctgTTGGAGCCCCCCATCCCGGGCAGGGGGCGCCCCTCGCTCACACCGTGGTCTCGCCGTGCCGACTGTTGGTGAGGCGCGTGTAGAACTTACGCCACGAGTGCAGCGTCTTGCCGGACCAGATCCAGAAGCCCGACGTGATGCCCACGATGAGCGTCATGAGGTATTTGATCATGTAGACGGTGAAGTCGGGCGACATGCGCGGCGTGTAGTGTGCCGGGCAGGGGATGGCCAGGCTCTTGCAGTGCTGACTCACCCACGAGCGCTCCCAGTGCTCGCGGAAGGCCTGCTCGTAGAAGTAGCAGGCGATGACGATGGTGGCGGGCACCGTGTAGAGCACCGAGAAGACGCCGATGCGCACCATCAGCCGCTCCAGCTTCTCCGTCTTGGTGCCGTCGTGCTTCATGATGGTGCGGATGCGGAAGAGCGACACGAAGCCGGCCAGCAGGAAGGACGTGCCGATGAACAGGTAGACGAACAGCGGCGCCAGCACGAAGCCCCGCAGCGGGTCCAGGCTGTTGAGGCCCACGAAGCACACGCCACTCAGCAGGTCGCCGTCGATCTGGCCCATGGCCAGGATGGTGATGGTCTTGACGGCCGGCACGGCCCAGGCCGCCAGGTGGAAGTACTGCGAGTTGGCCTCGATGGCCTCGTGGCCCCACTTCATGCCGGCTGCCAGGAACCAGGTGAGCGACAGGATGACCCACCAGATGGAGCTGGCCATGCTGAAGAAGTAGAGCATCATGAAGAGGATGGTGCAGCCCTCCTTCTTGGTGCCCTGCACCACCGTGCGGTAGCCGTCCTCGGAGAAGCGCTCGTTGCACACCACGCGCTCCTGGAGCACGAAGCCGGCGATGTAAGCCACCGACACCATGGTGTAGCAGCCCGACAGGAAGATGATGGGCCGCTCGGGGTAGCGGAAGCGCTGCATGTCCACCAGATACGTGGTGACGGTGAAGAAGGTGGAGGCGCAGCACAGCACCGACCAGGTGAGGATCCACAGGCGCGCAAAGCGCGTCTCCTCCTGCGAGAAGAACATGGAGCCGTCGGGGCGCGCTGGCTCGCAGGGCGCCGCGCAATCGCGCTCGCCCAGGAACTTGTAGCTGAGATAGGACGGCACCTTGAGCACGCGCGGGCAGTGGAACGGGTGCTCCAGCGTGGCGTAGCGCGGGGgcgagccgccgccgccaccgccgccgcccgggccgcccggcgtgcccccggcccccggctgcAGGCCCGGCGGCGGCGCGGTGGTGAGCAGCGCGGGCGCGCCGTCCTCCGAGTGGTTCTGACCCACGCAGATCTGCTCGGCGCCGTGGCGCGGGAAGTGCTCGCAGCGCAGGCGCTCGGGCCACTGGAAGCCGAACTTGTTCATGAGCGCCTCGCAGCCCTGGCGCGCGCGCTCGCAGATGGAGCGGCACGGCGGGATGGCCTGCTCCAGCACGGTGCACACGGGCGCGTACATGGAGCACAAGAAGAAGCGCAGCTCGGGCGAGCACTGCACCTTCACCAGCGGGTAGAACTGGTGCACCTCCAGGCCCGCGTCCTCCTGGTTCGTGTGCCCCAAAAGGTTGGGCATGATGGTCTGGTTGTAGGCGATGTCCGTGCACAGCGGGATGGAGATGGGCTGGCAGAAGCCGTGGTCCGGGATGGAGATGCCCTTCTCCCCGTGGAACTGGGCCGGCCCGGCggcgggcagcagcagcagcggcagcagcaggcGGGGCAGGGCGCTACGGGGCCGCATGCtggccgccgccccccacccggctcccgggcgcccccccgcccccgcccccaacccccagcccccagccccgagaCCGCGCGCCTTCCCCCGCTGCCGCctcgccgcggccgccgccaccCGCGCCGCTTTGCAAACTTTGCTCGCCGCCTCGGAGTCCGGGaggccgggcgggggagggggcggcgcgcGGGCCGCTCGCTCGCTGCAGTCGGACTGAGCCGCCGGAGTGGCCGCGCGCCGCGGGCCCtcgctcctcttcctcctcctctcgcctctcccctcccttctcctcccagcGACTCCTTTGTGCCTTCCTCCAGCCCTCACCTCGGCCTCTCCGATCCCAATTAGTCGGTTTCAAGGGGGCCCCCGCCGGTGGCCCCGCCCACTcctcagccccccaaaaaagggatcCTTGAAACCTCCCCGTCGAGCTCTAAGCACCGGCCCCAAAATGTGCTCGCGGCCAATCAGATTTGAACTCGGGGACCAGCCCCGAGAGCGGGATTGGTCGGCCGCAGCATAATGAGATCAGAAACCCGATGCCAACAGGACTTTCCCCGCCTCCTTTTGCTTTTTAAAGAGACAAGCTGCTATTATGTTAAGGGCTGCCGTCCCCTCGCTGCGTTTTGCCCGGGCCGTGCGGCCACACCCGGAGACACACTTTCCCCAGCGACTCAGTCCCGGTCACTCTTCTTCTGGGGTCCAAGATGGGCCTCTTCAAATCTTCGCCTCCGCCCTGCTCCTCGAACCCCTTCTAGTCCAGTACGATCTCTCAGTTGAAGTGGAAACTCACAAGTTGAACGATTTTaaaagagactttaaaaaaaaaaagttttctaagaCTTTGTTTTCTCAGCCCCCTTCCCGGAGGTCGGACAagtttcttttcccccctctaaGTCGACCCCTTAGGAgttggccccgcccctccccctacACATTCCCTTCAAGAACCCTCTGAAAAATGAAAGCCTGTCTCTTTAAGAGGCTCTTAAAGGGGCCGGGACTCCGGGGCGTAATTGCCCCGTAGCGAGCACAAAGGAGCCCATTATGGTGCTTTGTGTTCGGTGGCACCTCAAAGTGCGAAAACTCAGGAACTcggaggcccagggctggagagttaggGCGGGGGTAGGAGGGGGCGAGGTGAAGGAGAATGGCCTGAAGCTGCGGCTTCTCCCTCCCACTTTCTTCCGAGGCAAATCTTAATTATGCAAAGTATAGTTGCCGTAACGAGGAGGTCTTAATCGAAGGTtaatggtggggggtgggggtggtgagcgGCTGGGGTGGAGAGGAGACTCTCTTAGGCTGTTCGCGGGAaggtccctcctctccccacctcggCTTCAGCCTTCTGAAAGCTTCCAGACGGGGTCGAGAGAGAGAGTGGAGTTTTCCCCAAACTTAAGTGATTCCacggcagagggtggggggagaggggaggctgggggattGTGGAGTGGCGCCCTCCCCCCAGTCCTCCCCGCTCCCCTTACCTGGCTGCGGGTGGGCGGCTGTGCCCGCCACGCGAGAAAGGTTTTCCCTCGCCGGTTTCCCCTTCTAGGAGTTTACGTTTTGAGCGGGGCTTCTGGGACAGTGAGGGAGAACGAGCATTTAAATCCCCTGGGCCTGGCTGGTACTGGATGACGGATCAATTATTTCTGTTGTCTCTCTGGAGGGAAGGGGCATaagaagaggaaaaatgaaatttagaaagcGCCTTGGCTTCTTGGTATGAACTACATCTTCCCAGCCTGCGGCCCTTTTTCCTGCGCCCAGTTCGAAAACGATTGTTTGCAAAGTGATACCAGCAccagaaagaaatatagaaagaagaaaaaaacgtGTGTGGGGGAGGTAGGGGGGAAATAAAATTGTAAAGGGACAGTGAACAGTGAATTGGGCTGTCCAGGTGGGGCAGGTCTCTGGAGTATGTTTCCGGAATGAATGAAAGACTTTCATATTATTAGCAACTTAAAATGTGTTACGGGTGTCTTGGAGAAGTTGTTTTTCACAGCTTTAGCCCTCAGACTTCT
This region includes:
- the FZD2 gene encoding frizzled-2 isoform X2, coding for MRPRSALPRLLLPLLLLPAAGPAQFHGEKGISIPDHGFCQPISIPLCTDIAYNQTIMPNLLGHTNQEDAGLEVHQFYPLVKVQCSPELRFFLCSMYAPVCTVLEQAIPPCRSICERARQGCEALMNKFGFQWPERLRCEHFPRHGAEQICVGQNHSEDGAPALLTTAPPPGLQPGAGGTPGGPGGGGGGGGSPPRYATLEHPFHCPRVLKEETRFARLWILTWSVLCCASTFFTVTTYLVDMQRFRYPERPIIFLSGCYTMVSVAYIAGFVLQERVVCNERFSEDGYRTVVQGTKKEGCTILFMMLYFFSMASSIWWVILSLTWFLAAGMKWGHEAIEANSQYFHLAAWAVPAVKTITILAMGQIDGDLLSGVCFVGLNSLDPLRGFVLAPLFVYLFIGTSFLLAGFVSLFRIRTIMKHDGTKTEKLERLMVRIGVFSVLYTVPATIVIACYFYEQAFREHWERSWVSQHCKSLAIPCPAHYTPRMSPDFTVYMIKYLMTLIVGITSGFWIWSGKTLHSWRKFYTRLTNSRHGETTV
- the FZD2 gene encoding frizzled-2 isoform X1 gives rise to the protein MRPRSALPRLLLPLLLLPAAGPAQFHGEKGISIPDHGFCQPISIPLCTDIAYNQTIMPNLLGHTNQEDAGLEVHQFYPLVKVQCSPELRFFLCSMYAPVCTVLEQAIPPCRSICERARQGCEALMNKFGFQWPERLRCEHFPRHGAEQICVGQNHSEDGAPALLTTAPPPGLQPGAGGTPGGPGGGGGGGGSPPRYATLEHPFHCPRVLKVPSYLSYKFLGERDCAAPCEPARPDGSMFFSQEETRFARLWILTWSVLCCASTFFTVTTYLVDMQRFRYPERPIIFLSGCYTMVSVAYIAGFVLQERVVCNERFSEDGYRTVVQGTKKEGCTILFMMLYFFSMASSIWWVILSLTWFLAAGMKWGHEAIEANSQYFHLAAWAVPAVKTITILAMGQIDGDLLSGVCFVGLNSLDPLRGFVLAPLFVYLFIGTSFLLAGFVSLFRIRTIMKHDGTKTEKLERLMVRIGVFSVLYTVPATIVIACYFYEQAFREHWERSWVSQHCKSLAIPCPAHYTPRMSPDFTVYMIKYLMTLIVGITSGFWIWSGKTLHSWRKFYTRLTNSRHGETTV